A stretch of Gallus gallus isolate bGalGal1 chromosome 2, bGalGal1.mat.broiler.GRCg7b, whole genome shotgun sequence DNA encodes these proteins:
- the RB1CC1 gene encoding RB1-inducible coiled-coil protein 1 isoform X3, whose translation MYEVAKKLCSFCEGLVHDEHLQHQGWAAIMANLEDCTYSYQKLLFKFENVYSSYLQSIEDIKLKLTHLGSAVSVMAKIPLLECLTRHSYRECLGRLDSSAEHGGAESEETENGKSSELVLYSDVSKVNNKSVLASFCKSVEHSALEGTNPENVKDDKESGQNTAVQDNETSVELKDDDQPSFNVSLLDWINVQDRPNDVESLVRKCFDSMSRLDPRIIQPFLAECRQTIAKLDNQNMKAIKGLEDRLYALDQMIASCSRLVNEQKELAQGFLANQKRAENLKDPSVLPDLCLSHANQLMIMLTNHRKLLDIKQKCTTAKQELANNLQVRLKWCCFVMLHADQDGEKLQALLRLVTELLERVKVVEALSTVPQMYCLAVVEVVRRKMFIKHYREWAGALINDGKHLYEAERAKRESFGKLFRKSFLRNRLFRGLDSWPPSFCTRKPRRFDSELPDISLSDLQFLQSFCPSEVQPLLRVPILCDFEPLHQHVRALHNLVKAAQSLDEMSQTITDLLNEQKASNSQTSPQSATTPRMESTTGTTIATSSRTPPSLSLQGPLCPPVCPPAPLEELSPDSIDAHTFDFETIAHPNLEQALKQGSLDLDSLAESPESDFMSAVNEFVIEENPASPNVISDPQSPEMMVESLYSSVINAIDSRRMQDTSSCVKDVSVENASRSVCMEKCKVIAQDSKVHLRGIKEDLCHFRTLVQKEQCDFSNSLKCTSLEIVNTIEKVKLSLEKTLKDKHQKELQSLKSEYETKINKLLEDDEESKKKIVKLKGDLLGLEEVLQNKNDEFAMVKNEKEAVVSLQNEKDQKLHELECQMETQNTEIKKLKQSREIVLEDLKKLHVENDEKLQLLRAELQSLEQSHLKELENNLQARHLQEFEKMLAEHKDSLDKLKKENQHRLEQMEESHAAIVQEKQQQVEELKLKVSDLSDLRCKLEVELALKEAETDEMKLLLEESRNQQQETLKSQIDKETESLKKEIEKLNSKIQVSSDEYQVGLSELRTLMTIEKDQCISELVDRYEEESNLLRTELNKVTVLHQKTSEAEKRLSDQVTELQCKLELEKNALEKEKTEKMALCEQQEKYEDIIHRLKEEKDLLVSNQEQDKQLLIQKLNSEKEDAVQTACKEFELQKEASEKGLLEKIQQLEMQVNQSPPSESSAESSLVAELQEKLQEEKMKFLEQLEEQERRKNEEMQNIRTSLTAEQQTNFNTVLAREKMKKENIINDLSDKLKMLTQQQEKDKDLIETLSEDRARLLEEKKKLEEEVSKLRSSNLSPSTYLAATSEACGACAADVPTDTERLASDIAPEGRMDSAMETSMMAVHENIHMSEEKQRIMLLERTLQLKEEENKRLNQRLMSQSMSSVSSRHSEKIAIRDFQVGDLVLIILDERHDNYVLFTVSPTLYFLHSESLAALDLKPGECASGASRRPWVLGKVMEKEYCQAKKAQNRFKVPLGTKFYRVKAVPWNKKV comes from the exons atGTATGAAGTTGCCAAGAAGCTTTGCTCGTTTTGTGAAGGTCTTGTACACGATGAACATCTTCAACATCAAGGCTGGGCTGCCATAATGGCCAACTTGGAAGACTGTACATACTCTTatcaaaagctgcttttcaagTTCGAAAATGTATATTCAAGCTATTTGCAGTCCATAGAAGATATTAAGTTGAAACTTACACA cttgGGTTCTGCTGTCTCTGTCATGGCCAAGATACCACTGCTGGAGTGCCTAACAAGACATAGTTACAGGGAGTGTTTAGGAAGACTGGATTCATCAGCAGAGCATGGAGGGGCGGAAAGTGAAGAAACTGAGAACGGGAAATCTTCTGAACTGGTGCTTTATTCTGATGTATCTAAAGTGAACAATAAATCAGTGTTAGCATCATTTTGCAAGTCAGTTGAACATTCAGCATTAGAAGGCACAAATCCTGAAAATGTAAAAGACGATAAGGAATCTGGTCAAAATACTGCTGTCCAGGACAATGAAACATCAGTAGAACTGAAAGATGATGATCAGCCTTCCTTCAATGTGTCTTTATTAGACTGGATAAATGTTCAAGACAGACCTAATGATGTTGAATCACTggtcagaaaatgttttgattctATGAGCAGG ctTGATCCAAGGATCATCCAGCCCTTTTTGGCAGAATGTCGACAAACTATTGCCAAACTAGATAATCAGAACATGAAGGCTATTAAAGGCCTTGAGGATAGGCTCTATGCATTGGACCAGATGATAGCAAGTTGCAGCAGACTGGTTAATGAACAGAAAGAACTTGCTCAg ggaTTTTTGGCTAATCAGAAGAGAGCTGAGAACTTGAAAGATCCTTCCGTGCTACCAGATTTGTGTTTGAGTCATGCAAATCAGTTGATGATTATGTTAACTAATCACAGAAAGCTGTtagatattaaacagaaatgtACCACTGCCAAGCAGGAGCTTGCGAATAATCTACAAGTCAGACTAAA GTGGTGTTGTTTTGTAATGCTTCATGCTGACCAAGATGGAGAGAAACTGCAAGCATTGCTTCGTCTTGTGACAGAACTCCTAGAGAGGGTCAAGGTTGTAGAGGCTCTCAGTACTGTTCCTCAGATGTACTGTCTAGCTGTCGTTGAGGTtgtgaggagaaaaatgttcatAAAACACTACAGGGAG TGGGCAGGTGCTTTAATAAATGATGGGAAACACCTATATGAAGCTGAAAGGGCAAAAAGAGAATCTTTCGGTAAACTGTTCA GGAAGTCTTTTCTAAGGAATCGCTTGTTCAGAGGACTTGATTCCTGGCCTCCATCCTTTTGT ACAAGAAAACCTCGCAGATTTGACAGTGAGCTTCCAGATATCTCATTAAGTGACTTGCAGTTTCTGCAGTCTTTTTGTCCTTCAGAAGTTCAGCCGTTACTCAG GGTTCCAATACTTTGTGACTTTGAACCTCTTCACCAGCATGTACGTGCTCTACATAACCTGgtaaaagcagcacagagttTGGATGAAATGTCACAAACCATTACCGACCTGCTGAATGAACAAAAG GCCTCCAATAGTCAAACATCACCACAATCTGCTACTACACCAAGGATGGAAAGTACAACAGGAACCACAATTGCTACCTCTTCAAGAACTCCTCCATCACTCAGTCTTCAGGGTCCCCTGTGTCCTCCTGTGTGTCCCCCTGCTCCACTAGAAGAATTGTCTCCAGACAGCATTGATGCTCATACATTTGATTTTGAAACTATTGCCCACCCAAACCTGGAGCAAGCTCTCAAGCAAGGGTCATTGGACTTGGATTCATTGGCAGAAAGTCCAGAATCTGACTTTATGTCAGCAGTAAATGAATTCGTAATAGAGGAAAATCCAGCCTCTCCTAATGTTATAAGTGATCCACAGAGTCCCGAAATGATGGTGGAATCTCTTTATTCTTCTGTTATCAATGCAATAGACAGTAGACGTATGCAAGACACAAGTTCTTGTGTAAAGGACGTTTCAGTAGAAAATGCTTCTCGCAGTGTTTGCATGGAGAAGTGTAAGGTTATTGCTCAAGATTCAAAAGTACATTTAAGAGGTATAAAAGAAGATCTTTGCCACTTTAGAACACTTGTACAAAAAGAACAGTGTGACTTTTCTAATTCTTTAAAATGCACTTCATTAGAAATAGTAAATACTATTGAAAAGGTAAAACTTTCACTTGAAAAAACACTAAAAGATAAACATCAAAAAGAACTTCAGTCTTTGAAAAGTGAATATGAAACCAAAATTAATAAATTACTGGAGGATGatgaggaaagcaaaaaaaagattGTTAAGTTAAAAGGTGACTTGTTAGGCCTTGAGGAAGTACTTCAGAATAAGAACGATGAATTTGCAAtggtgaaaaatgaaaaggaagctgTAGTTTCccttcagaatgaaaaagatCAGAAACTACATGAATTGGAATGTCAAATGGAGAcacaaaatactgaaattaagAAACTGAAACAGTCACGTGAGATAGTACTCGAAGACTTGAAAAAACTTCACgttgaaaatgatgaaaaactACAACTTCTGAGGGCAGAACTCCAGAGTTTAGAACAAAGCCATttaaaagaactggaaaacaacCTTCAGGCCAGGCATTTACAGGAATTTGAGAAGATGCTTGCTGAGCACAAGGACAGtttagataaattaaaaaaagagaaccaGCATAGACTTGAACAAATGGAGGAATCTCATGCAGCAATTGTGCAAGAGAAACAGCAACAGGTAGAAGAGTTAAAACTCAAAGTTTCAGATCTGTCTGATTTGAGGTGCAAATTAGAAGTTGAACTTGCCctgaaagaagcagaaactGATGAAATGAAGCTTCTCTTGGAAGAAAGCCGAAACCAGCAACAAGAGACCTTAAAATCTCAGATTGATAAGGAAactgaaagcttaaaaaaagaGATAGAGAAATTAAACAGTAAGATACAAGTTAGCAGTGATGAATATCAAGTGGGCTTATCAGAACTAAGAACTTTAATGACAATTGAGAAAGATCAATGCATTTCTGAGCTAGTAGACAGATATGAAGAAGAATCAAATTTGCTTAGAACTGAACTAAACAAAGTGACAGTTCTGCATCAAAAaacttctgaagcagaaaaaagacTTTCAGATCAAGTAACAGAACTGCAGTGCAAGTTAGAGTTGGAAAAGAATGCcctagaaaaggaaaaaacagaaaaaatggcactctgtgagcagcaggaaaaatatgaagataTTATCCATAGGCttaaggaagagaaagatctGTTAGTGTCTAACCAAGAACAAGACAAGCAGTTGCTCATTCAGAAGCTcaattctgaaaaagaagatgCAGTACAAACTGCCTGTAAGGAATTTGAATTACAAAAGGAAGCTTCTGAAAAAGGgcttttggaaaaaatacaacaacttGAGATGCAAGTAAATCAGAG tccTCCCAGTGAATCATCTGCTGAATCAAGCTTGGTTGCTGAACTTCAAGAAaagcttcaggaagaaaaaatgaaattcttggAGCAGcttgaagaacaagaaagaaggaagaatgaagaaatgcagaacaTTAGAACATCTCTAACTGCAGAACAGCAG accAACTTTAACACTGTTCtagcaagagaaaaaatgaagaaagaaaatataattaatgaTCTTAGtgacaaattaaaaatgctaacacagcagcaagaaaaagatAAGG ATTTGATTGAAACACTTTCTGAAGATCGAGCTCGTTtacttgaagaaaagaaaaagcttgaaGAAGAAGTCAGTAAGCTGAGAAGTAGTAATCTTTCTCCATCAACCTACTTAGCAGCAACTTCAGAAGCTTGTGGAGCCTGTGCAGCTGATGTTCCCACTGATACAGAGAGATTGGCTTCTGACATTGCACCTGAAGGGAGGATGGACTCTGCCATGGAAACCAGTATGATGGCTGTGCA tgAAAATATCCACatgtctgaagaaaaacagaggatcATGTTGTTAGAAAGA ACTTTGCAgttgaaagaagaggagaataAGAGATTAAATCAAAGATTG ATGTCCCAGAGCATGTCATCAGTATCCTCAAGACATTCTGAAAAAATAGCGATTAGAGA TTTTCAGGTTGGCGACTTGGTTCTCATAATCTTAGATGAAAGACATGACAACTACGTATTATTTACTGTTAGTCCAACCTTGTATTTCTTGCACTCAGAATCTCTTGCTGCACTGGACCTCAAACCAGGTGAGTGTG